caggtgggggcaggcccccagtgggggcagagatTCTCCACTCCCAACATCAACCCcgcaccaccacttacctggccagtgggataGGGAGGCCCAGAGAATgtgcccaggaggcaaaaaacctcctgggccagcgtGCAGCAGGTGTGTGCACCTGCTagccactgtgatgtcacttctttaagtgatgtcattgtgctgctggtggggggaagtgacatcattacaccctGCTGGAAGCGTGCGTGCTCTTTCTTTGCATGTGAGCACAAGAAGATCCTCCAGGTaactgccaggtcccccctccctacTCGGACGGTAAACAAACCCGGAAACTCTAACTGTGGTTCATCTATATCAAGTCATGATTGGAGAGAAAGAAGAGTTACCAGCAGTAGTGAAAGCTACACTTTCCATATAGAACAGGACAtagtggtcaaatccacattactcattctaagtcgcatgttccccgcattccccacgcaatcccgagtgccggtcacattacctcattaaacagaggcatttcattcgcatttctcccgaatatgtggtcacaggttttcaacgggagtttcacggtggccgtgaacgggccaatgtgcaatttacgcagttttctttaaaaaccactcctcttcctgtctctccggccattccgagagttcctattggctgattcaacttgcaagtgctccgtagtctgcaaaagactgtttttgacttcatagcattggatttattgattatgctgtttctgaatcaaatctggtagtttgaaaaatcatttggggtgaatccaccctcagaatggactcgcgaaacttcctttttagctgtttatttttttattttatattactgtaatatcgaaattatgaaatatcgaaataatgacactccaaggaagtgaaacttcagtaaaattcaggcactgaactgtcctgcataggaaatgcccacgaaagcttcccacatgcttccaaatttccaaaaaagaaacgggagagagccatcagtgctgtcagtgcgggaaagagaggcatcattatcttcaatgatgtttctttataaggcaagatcgaaataacggaaaagtgtgctcaaaaaaatttttaaaaaatgggcgggaaaaaaaggtcctgcccaaaaaagcggttttcgagcggccgtgtgaccggagggacgcgcgagaaagacggattggaagcaggaatgtgaatgaagaggaaaaaatcacggattggaggcaaacggaagatatccgataaacatgcgggtaatgggtgaatgtggattcgaccagtcTTTACATTGTTTATCAGTACCAGGGCCCAGCCCTGGAAATTGTAATGTGTTCATAAGACAGGAAGAGTTATATATCAAGAATTTCCTCCTATCACAACGACTACAGTTACACACATCTAAGATTAGGAGACAGAGCTTCTCAGCAGGTCAGATATTTTTGCTTTCAGGGGGAATTGAGCCCCagaacattttcctttttagaaATAGCATTGACAGGAGGCCACTCAGGGCCAACTGGATATCTCTTTTATTCATATAACCAGAAATTTGGGGTTACATTTTCAGGTTTGCTTTCCTGAAGTAACCACCTCTCTTTAGGGTGAATAAAGACAAGTTTTTACAAAGTTCTAAACAGAGACCCAGGCTCAACTCTTCACACTGCCTTGAAGCTGGCCgagtggccttggaccagtcactctttctcagactAACCTATATCAAAggttgttgttttgaggataaaacaggtTCTGTGAGAAGAGCCTTCCCAGTGAGTTCAAATATGTGGTAAAATTCTCCTCACACTTGGCACAACCATACAAATAGCTCCCTAAATTAGTAAAAGCCGATTGTAAGAAACTACTTGGTAAACTATGTATATATAAATCATATAAAAGCAAAGAAACCCAGAGTGTTTCAGTGTAATGACAAGCCTGACATTTGCCAATAATTCTTGATTGTTTGAACTCATATCACATTTGGATTCTTTGTTGAggataaaaaaaatcagattgtaattccaggagcatAAATCAATTTTTCTCACGCATGAAACATAACTGGGGATAATGGTATTGGGTAAGGGGACTACAAACTGGGAGACCCTTGTAGGATCGCAGACAAAAAAATCAATGGCAGTAACACAAAGCCTTTAAAGGGCTGCCGGGGTTAAGAGATAGAGGCTGCATCCCTATAGCAAAGATTCTCTGTTTTGTATTCATCactgctgtgaatgcagaggctTGAATACCGGTGACAGATTTTCCATATAGGAGCCgattattatttcttttaaatgggGCAATATAGCCCATTACAGAGACTTCCTACCGCCACAGGAGTGACACTCTGGTATACCTGCTGGGATCAGTCACATTTTGACTCCTAGTATATGGCACTTGAGTCAATGTAACATCAAGATATCGCTAGCCTTCTCACTTCAGAGTATTTACCTGGAAGCTCCTTTATGTTTCGAATAAAGGCATCAGTTGTTCTACATCCTCAATATTCTCCCTTAATGAGAATACATGATATGCTTTTCCTGGGTACATTAAATGGGACAAATAGTGATTCCCCAGCACTGCTCCAAGGCAGGAAAGCAAGGTGGGGTTGGCTGAAGCTCCCTCTACTCACACActgtggccctgatccaaattggaCTTGCATGCAGTAGGGAACCATGGAACTCCCAAACCATGGCTGTCAACACAATCTGGAGATGTATCTAGGAAAAGCGTACCATGTAATTAGGCCCTCAGGTTGTGTCCAAACTGTTACACGCATAGAATCCTTAACGGATTGTTTCCACACACAAAAGTTCTCTCTTGCCCCGGTGCAGCAGGTTTTGTGAAATGTATTCTGCATTGTTCAACTCAATAATACAGATAATTTCAATTCCTTTTTTTGAAGACTTTacaatctttttaaaatggaGGGAAAATCCTCAATAGCTACTTTGCGAAACTGGTGAGCAAAATGAtgaagaaagaggaagaggaTAATGATGAGAGTGGTGAGAGAAATCAATTTAATACAAGGATCTGTTTTTCAAAATTTTAACTTTGGCTTTAGTAAGAAGAACTAGATATATTATAGCTCAAATCAGGATAAGTTATTAAGTTCAGAAGCAATTGCTGTTCTCCATTTGAACAAATCAAACAACTTGCTGATCCTTGATGTGTTTTTACTCTGATTGACTAAAGGCAGCCTtacataatggttagagtgttgtactAGAATTTGAGAGGCCTGGacagaatggaggagagaagaattgtATGAGCCCTCCAAGCGAAATAGATGGGTATCATGGCAAAAGGGGAAAAACTGAATCTCAGATTTGTAATTAATAGGAGCAACCTTGTTTTTCCAAACCCTTGCAGAGTGTCGAactaccatcctaagcagaatgacACCCAAGAAGGTTGTGCCTCTCCTTTCAAACAGCCATCGGAAgatgctcagaatcctactccagtctattcaatggggcttcctcccagaaaagtgttttgaggattgcactgtcaacaAGAGTGGACAAAAAGTTCTCCTTTGGcaaaagcaacttacattgttctctccattttatcctcacaataaccctgtgaggtaggttaggctgaaagtgaatgactagcccaaggtcatccagtgagtttccatggcaaagcgggGATTTGAGCCCTGGTCTCCCAGGgcttagtctgacattctaaccagtaTACCACACCGATTACTACCTGGAAAAattctgggccgttttcacactacttaccttcatccggaaagTTGcggaaaaaacatggaagattgtggcccttttcacactacttaccaggACGTGCAACAATGTGGAACATTGCGCTACAAATGCAGAAAATCACATTTTCTCACGCAACATTTGTGTGaccgcgcgagatttgcgcaatgtcgcacaaatgttgtgcgagaaaacgtgattttCCAAGTTGCAGCACAATGTTCTGCATCGTTGCACGTcctggtaagtagtgtgaaaagggccagtgtcttctcgcgagagaaAATGCTaccttccgcgtttttttcgcaacgttctgcagcattccagatgaaggtaagtagtgtggaaatggccctgctttgATCCAAACATtattttatgatgtagtaatttgtattaataatattgtaccttttttgttatttgctatggctgtgctgaagcaataaagtattgattgattgattgatccaAACATTAAAAGGCTCTAAAGAGGGGAGAGGGTGCATTGCCAAATTTTCAGGAGCATGTTGAGTTTTTAAAGAATTTCCTTTCTCATTTGTTCACACAAATTATTTCTGAAGAGTCACTTATAACATTGCAGTGGAGAGAAGAGGCTCATGGAGTCAAACACTGACCTCAAGGGCATACTCTTTTCCTCTTGCACCCTGTCTTATAAATTCAGTCCTTGGGGGGAAGAGGGAAAGCATCCTTCCCCATGGTATGCCTACAGATAAGTCTGCTCTTTGCTGCCCaacctggtgtgtgtggggggtggggactctATGGGGCCAGTTCTAGTTTTGTGGGCTCGGTCTCAAAAAACCTGCCAAAGTTCCATTGCCCAACCCAAAAACGTTTTGCTCCACTGCTCTTTAAGGCTTGTGGCTGGAGATGTTGTTCTTCCCTTCCTGACAGTGGAGCCAGAAGGTTTCTGTCCTCCACGGTGTTTGTCTTCATAAAATCATTTCCTTGCCGAATGCAACTTGAATAGTTTGTGGCTGTTTCCacagagctgtgtgtgtgttttctttgagGCAAGTGGCCCTTCATTTACAACAGGcatgagggggaagagggagtagCAGGGGCTGTGCCTCCATCATTGCATGGGCATCTATGAGCTGCTCCGTGCTTTTAAATTTTATGCCAGGTATGCAGGGCATTCCTGTGCCAGAGAGTCTTAAGGAACTAACTCTTGCCATACCGTTGGCCTTCCTCTTTCTGTGCCAGCAAAGAGGACAGGAAGGTGGCCATAGGGGAGATATGGTGATGCTCTGGGACAATATGCCAGAATAACTCTGGAACATGCTAGAGTATTGCCTAGCTGGTTCCCTgagtgcctccccccaccccaccagagtTGTGCAGTAAATACTAGGAATATACAAAAAAATTTCCTGAGAAGTGTGGCCACACCAGAAGCACAGCAATAGAACCACTGTGTTAGGACAACGCTCAATCTGAAACAGGCAAGGAACCTTTAAATTCATTGCCTCTTTCTGCAATCATTCCTCCAGGGCAGCTGTTtccctcaactagggccagggctttctcggtcctggcacaAAACTtgttggaactctctgtctgttgaagTTAGGGCCCAGCGAGATTTGCTATCCTtcaactgggcctgtaagacagagatgttccaccagacatatggttgaggtcagggTGTGAGTGGGCGCCCTTGCTGGTCTCCTGCTGTTGAGGAGGGACTGAAACCCCTTCACTCCTCTTTCCACTAACACATTTAATACTGGCTTTCAGTTCCCATACCATGGGATAAATTGGTAAGGTTAAGCAGAATGGGCTGTTGCCTTGAGTTTTACGGTGATTGAATTTTAagtttttaatgtgattttattgtgattatgGGATGttagcctgcttgtggggagagcagcctacaaaccaaccaaccaaccaaccaaccaaccaaccaaccaaccaaccaacaaagaaacaaaagtcATACCCTCTTCATTGTCTGTATGTAGTGAAATGATATTTCTCTGAACACTCTGTGTTCTTTTAAAACCATTGCCCCAGAGGTAGATGCAGCCCTCCTTGGAGAGGCTGTCACTTTTCGTTCTCCCCACATTGGCACCCTGGTTGTATGACCTTTAGAAATTGTAGGAGAATCATTTAAGGATCACAGATCACAGGATGCAGAAGAAAAGATGAGTTTATTGGAAAGCATGCAGGAGATTTCAGCAGAGATTCCTTCAAAATTAATGAAAGTGATCATGGATTCCCTGGTGCCTTTTGTTCCACTGTTGACCTCAAAGACATAGGAATGGGTCTGACAATGTTACTGGCAGAAGACTTTGCAAGAGTCAACGTTTAgctgaaaaaaggaaggagaatcaaTCACATGGTGCAATGCAATGAGActtccactattgccatgagctctgcaggtggccttgggtaagccactcctctcagccccggctccccagctgtattgtggggataatgacaacactgactttgttcactgctctgagtgtggcagtaATCTGTCcataagggcagtatataagcatactcttgttgtcgttgttgttgttaggtgGGGCACAGAACTATGTTTGGTGGATAAGTGACTTCTGGGTGAAAGCGCTTAGATTAAGAGTGAATCTCCCTTTCAATCTTGTAAAAAGATGGGTGCGCAAACCCTGATTGGTAACTATAAAGGGACATTACCGTGTAGATCATACTTGAAGTTACCTTCTCATTGTAGTTACTTTACTGGAACTTAGAACATCACACTGTTCAAACAACCTTGTATGATTTTTCAGTTTTATTATCTGCATATTGCATATGTGGGGCTGAGAAACAGCTGCCTGCTTAAGGGTTCCTTCTGAGTTCATGGTAGAAGAGCAATCTCTTCTAGGGCTTCCTGATCCATGGCTTCGTTTTTCAGCCTCTATGGAACTACAAGCCCATGCCCTGAGTGATGGAAAGGTCGTGATGTTATGCCAATGGCCTACACTTCTGTGATTTCCTTCCCTAAGAAGCTAGTTTGACATTCGCTCTGTTCCCACCATTTGGCTTGTTTGTAATTCCCGCCCCATCAAAGCGCAAATTAAAATACCCTTCTGTCTCATTTTATAATATTTCTTTCAAAGGTGCTTCTGAACACAGTTTCTTATTCTGCTTTCTCATTTGGGTCCATCTCACCCCAATGTCATTTCATGTAGCAGTTGCTTGAGTTTTTTCCAAGAGCATATCCCCTGTAAGTGTGAGTTACATGTGATGTGCATTTTGCAAGTGTTGCAGACCCTGATTGGCAGATGCACCAGAGATGGGGGACCATCTTGTAACATCCTCATGTGGTTGTGGTTTATTTTCTTCAAAAAAATTACTTTTATCTATTATGCATTATTTTCTGAGCATTTGCTACCTCTACTGCTGAAGGGCAGGAATGCTCATGTTGCCTTTAGGAAAAGAAAAACCACTGATACAAACACACCTGCCGCAGATAAAGGTAaagcaagcaccgaatcattactgagacccatgggggggacgttgcatcacaatgttttcttggcagagtttttagagggtggtttgccattgccttccctagtcatctccatcaccatcaccatcaccatcacattcgatttatataccacccttcaggacagcttaatgccctctcagagtggtttacaaagtatgccattattatccccacaacaataatcaccctgtgaggtgggtgggactgagagagctccagagagctgtgactagcccaaggtcacctagctggcttcaagtggaggaggggggaatcaaacccggctctccagattagagtcccgcactcttaactacttcaccaaactggctctctcatctacactttacccccaggaaactgggtactccttttaccgaccttggaaggatggaaggctgagtcaaacttgagcttgctacttgaacccagcttctgccaggatcgaactcaggttgtggcTGAGCAGAGCTTGTgcttcagtactgcagcttaccatggGGTTCTTATCACGTGCTGCAACATCTTACCATTTTGTGGATGTTTCCTTGAAAACATCCCACCAGTACTGAACCTTAGCCAACCCTTGTGTATCTGGAGTGAGGGTAAGAGCTTCCCTCTTTGCCTTCCCGCTCTCACTTCACCATGAGGCACAGCAGCTCAGGCAAGAGTGTGACATTTGCTAGATAGGTTCAACAAAAATATGGTACATACTTGATAAAAATGTGTCGATCATGTGGAAGCCACATGGCTCAGCAAGGGGGGGTCCACTGAGCAGGAGGCAGAGATTAGATGCAGGCCAGATAATGCTTCCTGCCCCACCAATGCTGGCAGACAGACCCCTGCCAAACAGGGCTGTTTTCActctgcttaccggccacggaacatggTGCCAAGCTcttggaatgacagcgtcttcctggcacgatttgcGCGAGAATTCTCATgtaaaatcatgccaggaagacgctgtcattccaagAGCTTGCTGTCATGTTCCGTggttggtaagcagtgtgaaaatggcccaggtgtgGTTTAGTGATTCTGGGATCCTGGGAAAAGGTCAAGAATGCCCCCCCCTACACTATTCCTTCTCCTTCATTAGAAGCCACATCTCCTATCACTTGGTTTTTAAAGGAGGAGATTGGAGTGTGGCAACCTTGTGTTCTATATGGTTAAGATGTTGCACAACTGGATTAGGAAGACAACTGCATGAATCATGTTATGAAAAACTAGAGTTACTTCTTGGTTATCTGGACAAGCCATgaaaagtgcttttaaaaaaaacaccttcttTCTCACCAGACTGTTCACACTCCTTTTGGCAGTCCTCAATCTTAGGAAAGTTGTTATCGTTGCCTCCACAGCCACCATAGGTAAAAGTTAAACACTTCTTCATCTCTGTATCATAGTAGTAGCGTGGAAATGCTGCCCTGCAAATTCCAGTTTTTGCAGGTTTGGTGCATCTTTCTGGTATTTCTGGAACAGGAAGATGAATAAAGACATAGATCTCacaagcacacacatacacacactaaaGAAGGGATCACGTTTATGACTACAGTTCTCTTTTCATCTCCTCTGATGGAGCATTGATACGACAGTCTAATAGATTCCTGACATAAAAGGGGAAATGCTGTGTGGATAGAATTCATTCCATAAAACCCTTCCCGTACCTCCAACTATTCCGAGGAAGATGGAAAGTATGAATTCCCACATCTCTTATCCTGTTCCTCTTCTAGtcctttcccacccacctctTACGTCTTGGTGTAAAACTGGCTCTCTCCTTATTGTAACAAACGAGGAAGAAGGGACCAGCAGAGGAAAGTATGAGCAAACACAAGGAGGTATACGATCTCCTTCTTTCAAATGTATCATGGGATGGGTTTTGGCAACCCCAGAACAAGGTAGCCAATATGAAATGAGTCCAAAATTAAGAGAGCTGAAAAATAGGAGTTGAGGCACGTAGGGAGATGATAAAGTGAGAAAGGAAGTACTTGGTTGTGTCAGAGATGAATTCTACATGCAGATGATATTTTTCATGAGACAAACATAAATGTATGCCTCTTCAGCCCTTCCACCCCAAAGGAATAATGCCTAGTGTCTACCCAGTCATTTCAAACCTAGCAGTTTTGGAAGGAACTCTTACACTTTTTGCAAGGGATAGGACCAGCCACAAGGACAAAAACCATACTACAGCACTCAAACTATGGGAAGCCAAGTAGAACCTTCTCAAATAGTAAGAAACAAGAAAACGGCATTGAAAGGCAGGCTGCAGCTATGGAACTGGACGGGAGTAGGTGGGTTGCAGGCAGGCATCGATGAACATCAGAGCAGAGCAGCACTTACCTCCAGAGACACTCAGCAGTTCAGACCAGATTGCCAGAAGTCCAGCCACGAGGACAAGGAGGACCATGCGATTGCAGCTCATGGTGGCTGTTTGATGGGGACAGACAGTGCTGAGCTTTATGTAAGGCTCCACAGGGAAATGGAGAGGGGCTTTGGACAGCCAAAACAAACTGTCAATAGGCAAAGACAGCCTGAAGTTGCTCTGTCCAGAACTCCCTAGTATCATCCTGTTCTCGCTTAAGTCATATCCTGGTTCTCCTACAGACATATTAGAGCCCCAAAGCAAGTTAACATAATCATGAGACAGGAAGAAAGAGTCCAGCCTGTATGATCCAAATCAGTTCTTTCATTATTGTCAGTTCTTGTCTTATTTGTTAACTTGCAGTGGTTGATGTATCAGTACCGTTGGTCCATGTGATCACAGCAAACATGACcaaagactaaccaaattagcTAACCGAAGCAAGTTAAGCATTTCTAAATTCTGAAAAATACCTACACTCAAACTGCAGGAATTGTTTTGCTTGATGAGAGAACACGCAAGTCTTACCAAAAGGTGttaaataaggattttttaaTGGTTCTTATTGCAAAATCTTCAGGAAGAAACATCAATTACCTTAACACATCCAAACATAATACAAACAAGCCCTCATGTTGTCTCAGAGCTTGTCTTTATTCCTTTGTCACGTGAAATTTCTATACTTTATACTTTAGTTTCTATACTTTAGTTGTACAAAATTTCCAACTCTAATCATAAAAGGAATAAACTCagcccagtgtggtgtagcggttaacaTCTtggattcagggctttttttctgggaaaagaagtggtggaactcagtgggttgcccttggagaaaatggtcacatggctggtggccccaccccctgatctccagacagaggggagtttagtttgccctccgtgccgcttggcggtgcggaggacaatctcaactcccttctgtctggagatcagggggtggagccaccagccatgtgaccattttcaagaggttccggaactccgttccacc
Above is a genomic segment from Eublepharis macularius isolate TG4126 chromosome 14, MPM_Emac_v1.0, whole genome shotgun sequence containing:
- the LOC129342579 gene encoding PI-actitoxin-Aeq3a-like, which gives rise to MSCNRMVLLVLVAGLLAIWSELLSVSGEIPERCTKPAKTGICRAAFPRYYYDTEMKKCLTFTYGGCGGNDNNFPKIEDCQKECEQSAKR